Below is a window of Rhizobium jaguaris DNA.
AGTTCGAGTGGCATCGGCCGTGCCGCAGTACTTGCTTTTGCTAGGGAGCGCGCAGCGTTCGTTGCCGTTCATTACGCCAGAAACGCGGAGGCGGCCCAAGCTGTCGTCCGTGAGATAGAGGCGCTCGGCACAAAATCCGTTGCCATCCAGGCCGACCTCGCCAAAGGCAAGGACGCGACCGACAGTCTTTGGGAACAGTTCAAGGCAGCGGCAATCGCCGCCACTGGCGAGCCTTCGCTGGATATACTTGTCAATAATGCAGGCGTTGCGCCCGCGGTCTCCTTAATGGAAACAAGTGAACCTCTTTTTGATGAGATCGTGGCCGTCAACGTAAAAGCCCCCTTCTTTCTCATTCAAGCGGCTGCCGATCATATTCGCGACAACGGACGTATCATCAACATCTCGACGGGCTTCACGCGCGTCGCGGCCCCGACTCATCCAGCCTATGCCGCATCGAAGGGCGCGGTCGAAACTCTAACCTTGGCGCTCGCACCGGAATTTGGCCGTCGCGGCATTACTGTGAACACTGTCATGCCTGGCGTCACCGAGACCGGTATGAACGCTTCGTGGATTACAATCCCGGAAGCGCGGGCTCAAGCGGAAGCACTTTCGGTGTTCTCGCGCGTCGGCCAGCCAAATGACGTTGCCGATATCATTGCCTTTCTGGCCTCTAGTGAGGCGCGCTGGACGACGGGACAAGTGATCGACGCAACCGGAGGAGCTCGACTGTAATTTGGGTCAGCGGTAGTGACGCGCCTGTGAGAGCGAGCGCGTCACTCGCTTACTGCGAACCAATCACGCGGCGGTTGCGGAGACGGCTTCAAATCACGGCTTGGCTGCTGTTGGCGCGAAGGTGCCATGACGGAGCACCCACGATTGGTGGCAGTTGCTGCCGAATTCCGGACAACTGAGCCTCGGCCCATCTCGTTGGGAGCTTAAGAAGAGGTCACGGAGAAAGCCATTACTCCCGTCCGGCCGCCACTTATCGTGCGGCGAACACGCCTTTCCATCTCAGCAGCCTCATTGCATTCGCGGTGACCAACACGGTCGCGCCGGTATCGGCCAGGATCGCCGGCCAGAGACCGGTGAGGCCGACGATCGTCGTTACCAGAAATACCGCCTTGAGGCCGAGCGCCATGGTGATGTTCTGGCGGATGTTAGTCATCGTCGTCCGGGATAGCACGACCATGTTGGCGACATCGGTCACGCGGCCGTGGAGAGCCGCCGCATCTGCCGTCTCCAGGGCGACGTCGGTGCCGCCGCCCATGGCGATGCCGACATCGGCGGCTGCCAGCGCGGGCGCATCGTTGATGCCATCGCCAACCTTGGCGACGATCTGCTTGCGAGCCTGCAGCTCGTGCACGATGCGCTGCTTGTCTTCCGGCAGGAGCTGCGCGCGAGGTTCGATACCGAGACCCTTCGCGATTGCACCGGCCGTGCGGGCGTTGTCACCGGTCAGCATGAGAGCGCCGATGCCCACCGTCCGCAGTGCCTCGATCCCGGCTCGCGCATCAGTGCGGGGTTCGTCGCGCATGGCGATAAGACCGGCGAACTTACCCTCGATCACAAGTACGGAGACACTCTTGCCTTCGTCGTTCATCGCGGCAATCCGGGCATCCTGTCCGGCGGAGAACGGCTCCATTTCCCGCGCCGCCTGCGGGGAGAGAAGCGACATAGTCTCGCCCCCGACGCGGCCGCTCACGCCCTTGCCCGGCAGAGCCCTGGCTTCGGCAGCAGGCGGCATCGGAACACGATCGGCCTTGGCCCGTTCGAGGATTGCGACGGCAAGCGGATGGCTCGAACCATTTTCGAGCGCGGCCGCTCGTGACAGCACCTCGGCCGCGGTGTGACCGAAGCCGACGATATCCGTCACCTTCGGCTTACCCTCGGTCAATGTGCCTGTCTTGTCGAAAGCAACCGTCGTCACCTTGCCCATGGTCTCCAGAACCGCGCCGCCCTTCAGCAGCAGGCCGCCGCGAGCACCGGCGGACAGAGCCGCCGCGATTGCCGCAGGGGTCGAGATCACCAGGGCGCAGGGGCAGCCGATGAGCAGGATGGCCAGACCTTTGTAGATCCATTCCAGCCAGCTTGCCCCTGCCACCAGCGGCGGCATCACCGCGACCAGGGTCGCGACAGCCACGACGCCCGGCGTGTAGTAGCGCGAGAAGCGGTCGATGAACCGTTCCGTCGGGGCTTTGGATTCCTGCGCCTCCTCGACAAGCTTCACCACGCGGGCAATCGTGTTGTCGGCCGCAGCGGCGGTGACTCTGACCCGCAGCACTGCGTCCGTGTTGATGGTGCCTGCAAAGACTTTGACATCCACGCCCTTGCGCACCGGCGTGCTCTCGCCGGTGACCGGTGCCTCGTCGATGGCACTCTCACCTTCAACAATCGTGCCATCGGCGGCGATGCGGTCGCCGGGACGCACGAGAATAACCGCACCCACTTTCAGGCTGTCAGCCTGGACCTCGCGGGTCTGGCCATTCTCCTCCACCAGCGCGGTCTTCGGAACCAAGGTCGTCAGCGACTGGATGCTCGCGCGTGCCTTTCCCGCGGCGACGCCTTCCAGCAGTTCGCCGACGAGGAAGAGGAAGACCACCGTCGCCGCCTCTTCACCGGCATTGATGATGACCGCGCCGACGGCGGCGATCGTCATCAGCATCTCGATGGAGAACGGCGTGCCCGCCAATGCCGCCATGACGGCGCGGCGCGCGATCGGCACGAGCCCGACCAGCATGGCGACGATGAAGGCATAGGGAGCGATTGAGGGGACGAGATGGCCGACGGCGTAGGCAGCGACAAGTGCCGCGCCCGATATGATCGTCAGGCGGCCTTTCTTGCTGGCCCACCAAGGGCCGTCCATAGGCGCATGGTCGTGACCGTGCAGCCCCTCGATTTCTTTTTCGGCATGGCGGTGATGATCATGATTGGTGTGATCGTGCGCCGAGTGATCGTGACCGTCATGGTCGTGATGATGATGCCCGTGATCATGACTATGATCGTCGTGCTGATGTTCGGAGGGCGTGGGCTCAGCCTTGCCCGCCAACGGGGCAACGGAGTAGCCGAGGCCCGTTACCTTCTTTTCGATCGCCGAAAGGTTGCTGGTCTCGTCATGGCGCACGGTCATCGTTCCGGCCGTCACCGAAACGGAGACATCTTCGACACCGGCCATACGCCTCACGGCCGTATCAATCTTGGCCGCGCATGATGCGCAATCCATGCCGCCAACTCTGTATCGCGTTTGTGTCGCCGCTGCCATGATCCGCTTCCTTGTCAAATCCTGGCATCTTTCCTACATCCTCTAGCGACTAGAGGTGCAAGGGGAAAATCATGAAAAAGATCACGATCGGTGAGGCGGCGCGGCGAAGCGGCGTGAAAGTGCCGACGATCCGCTATTACGAAGGCATCGGCCTTCTATCGGAACCGGAGCGTAGCGAGGGCAATCAGCGCTCCTACGAAGAATCACATCTGCACAGGCTCGCCTTCATCCGGCACGCTCGCGAACTCGGCTTCGAGATCGAGGCAATCCGCACGCTTCTGACGCTGCAGGATGATCCGCATCAATCATGTGCCTCCGCCGACGCCATCGCCAAGGCGCGCCTGATCGAAGTGGAACAGCGAATTCGCAGCCTGATGGCGCTGAAGGCCGAACTCGAGATCATGGTCGAAGGTTGCGGCCATGGCCGCGTCGACCAATGCCGGGTGATCGAAGTGCTCGCCGATCACGGGCAGTGCATGCATCCGCACCATTGATCCATTGCCCGCCGCACAGCCGGCGAGACAAATGCTCTCGGCGGAGCCGGACCCGAATTCACATGAGATGAACGAGAGTACCGCCCGCCGCGAGCAGCACGACGACCACCCAGGGCGGTGACTTCCAGACGACCAAGAGGATGAAGCCGACCAAGGCGAGCGCGAAATCGTAAGGATTCAGGATAGCGCTCGTCCAGACCGGGCTGTAAAGCGCGGCCCCGAGAATGCCGACAACTGCCGCATTCGCGCCGCGCATCGCTGCCTGCGCAACAGGACGTTTGCGGAAGCTGTCCCAGAAGGGCAGGGTGCCGACGAGCAGCAGGAAACCAGGCAGGAAGATGGCGACGAGACAGATGGTGGCGCCAAGGATGCCGCGCGGAGCAGGTCCCATGACGGCGCCGAGATAGGCGGCGAATGTGAAGATCGGTCCGGGAACCGCCTGGGCCGCACCATAGCCGGCAAGGAAGGCGTCGTTCGTGACCCAGCCGGGAGCGACGACCTCCGCCTGCAGCAGCGGCAGCACGACATGTCCACCCCCGAAGACGAGTGCGCCGGAGCGATAAAAGGCGTCGAACATCGACACGCCCTGAGACGCCGTCGCGGTCGCAATGATCGGCAGAAGGCCAAGCAACAGGAAGAAGGCGGCAAGGCTCGTAATGCCAACGGCGCGCGAAACGCGGAAGGCAAAATGCGTGGCGTTCGTGACGGGACCGTTGCGGCATAGGATGAAGCCGCCGAGCGCGCCGAATGCGATGGCTGCGACCTGCCCGACCGATCCCGGAGCAAAGACGACGATCAGGACGGCTGCCAGCGCAATGCTCGCCCGCTGCCGGTCCGGCGTCAGGTTCCTCGCCATGCCCCATACCGCCTGTGCGACCACGGCGACGGCCACGATCTTCAGTCCATGCTGCAGACCTGCCCCGATGGGGCCGTCGAACGCCGTTGCCGCCATTGCGAAGATCACGAGCAGTATTGCGGACGGAAGGGTGAAGGCCGTCCAGGCGGCGAGCGCCCCAAGCGGCCCGCCGCGCAAGAGCCCAAGCGCAAAGCCGAGCTGGCTCGATGCAGGGCCGGGAAGAAACTGGCAGAGTGCGACAATGTCGGCAAAGCCGTCCTCGTCAAGCCATTTGCGGCGCGCGACCAATTCGTCCCGGAAATAGCCGAGATGGGCGATCGGCCCGCCGAAGGATGTCAGGCCGAGCTTGAGGAAGGCGAAGAAGACCTCGCCGGGAGTTCCATTCCGATGTGCGGCCCCTTCTTCATGAACTGCTTCCGACGACTTCACGAAACAACTCCACGTGGAGCCGGATGAAGCCGGAAAAAAGGTCCTGATATTCCATTCGCAACCATCAAAAAAATCGCTCTCGAAAATCGATATCGGGAGCCGAGACTATAGGTGAAGTGCCTAAGCTACAATCGTCCAAGAGCCGGCGGTCGAAACGAAGCACGCGCCCACAAAAGAGTATCAATGGCCAGCGAAACAGATCGCGATCAGCGCCACAATGCAAGCATCGTTTCGTGGACGCTCTAACGCAAGTTGTCCATTTCTTTTGTCACTGTATGTTGACGACCACGTAGCGTCCGCCGGACGCCTGATAATACCTGCCGCCACATTGCCACAGCACGGGGCCGTAGGCCGAGGTCTTCGCACACCCAGCCGGGAGGCTGTTCACGTAGACGTTCGTCCGGCGGATTGTGCGGCGGGTGGTACGCCTGGCGACGCCAGCGGCGCTACCTGGCGTGAGCGGATGACCGACTCGCGCCTGGGCTTCGCCGACGAAGGCGGGCAGCGGTACAACCGCGTCGATCAGTCCGCCAAAAAATATAGCAACGGCAATCGTCGCGGCACCACCAGTCAATCTCAAGCTCAATCTTGTCATCGTCCATCCTCCTCCAAAAATGAAATACCTGCAGCGAACCTACTTGGCCGCCAGGATCGTTATCGCCGCCATGATGGCTGGCAAAGTAAGCACGCGGGTAGTCGCTCCTACGGAAGTATTCGACAATAAAGCTCCGGCCTGCTTGCGTAAGACGAGAGGCTGGCGAGACTAAACGCGCAAGCAAAGGATTTTGCCAAGCTTCGCCTCGCTCGTATGCTCAATCCCATCAATGCCCCCGCGATTTACCGGCGCGCGGCTGAAGCTTGCGACTTCACTGTTTAACGCACCCGATATCATCCCTGAGAAGTCAATCATGCCTTCCTGTACCGAGCTTTTGGCTGTTATCGGAACCAAATCGTCGTGCTCTCCCACGTCGTAATGTCAACACGACTTGCGCCTCGGTGCAACCGGTGTTTTGTTCCCCACGGACATGGGTGAGATGACCAGTCCGTTCGCTTATTCTTGACCTGGATCAAGGTACGCACCGGTGAAGAGGTGCAATGTCTCGATGTCGTGAAAAGTTGGGTAGACAACTCGATCGGAGGATCACCAATGGCTAACGCAACCCTGCGGAGCCAACCTGCGGCATCTTCAGCCACGCCGACGCACATCTCCGTGCCGGTGCTCGGCGCAACGCTCGCCGTCTTTGTGACCGTCTCGCTTTTGCTATGCATGCTGCTCGGCTTCGCCGCTCCGGAATGGGGCCTTCATAGGCCGTGGCTGCAGTTTTATTTGGGGTTGACCGGCTTCGATCTGCGAAGCCTGGCGCTGGGCATCCTTCAAAGCGTCATCTTCGGTGGTTATGCAGGAGCATTGATCGCCGCTATCTTCAACGTCATCAGCCGGCGCTTGGGCTGATAAGGGGAACGGAGTCGCACGCATGGCCGCCGACCGCCGCAGGTTCGCTTGGACGAACGCAGTGCTGACCGTCCTGGTCGCGCTCGCGCTTCTCTTCGCGCCTACTGCAGGTGCGCAGGCCATGCAATGTCACGAACGTCCGGTTCACGGGTATTCCCGTGTCGAGCACATCCCCACCCAAAAGGATGCCAACGCCTCGCTTCAGGGCGGCTTTCACACTCCCGACCATAAGAGCTGCTGCGCTGTTCCGTGCGGCTTCTGCATCGTCTTGACCAGCACGGAGAGGATAGAAGTTCCGGCGCCCACAGTTTCCTTCCTCCGTTTCGCATGGGCTGACCAGAGCGGCACCGGCTTGGCGCTCCCGCCCACGCTCGGTCCTCCTCGTCTTCCGGTCTGAGGGTGCCGGAGGCCGCCTCGTCGCGGCGTCCGGTCGATTCCATGGGCTTCCTTTCGGACGCCCAAGACCAATGGTCGGCACCGCCGACCCGGAAGCAAGGATCAAATTCAATGAAACGCCGTGACTTTCTCAATGGCCTGATGGTCGGCGCAGCCGCGCTCGGCACATCGGCCGCCCTTCGTCCTATCAGCACCTTTGCGCAGGACGCCAAGTCTTCATCTGCACAAGACGCGACTCTCCACAACCTCTCTGTCAGCTACCGGACCATCGACGTGAAGGGCAGGTCCGCGCGCGTCTTCGGCCTGGTCCAGCCTGACGGCAGGCCGGGACTGACGCTTGACGCCGGAACCGATTTCGACGTCGCACTGTCGAGCGCCATCGACGAGCCGACCCTGATCCATTGGCACGGATTGACGCCGCCATGGGCCGCCGACGGCGTGCCTGACAATCCAGCCGCACTCCTGAAGCCGTCGGAAACCCGCCACTACATATTTCCGGTCGGGGCGGGCGGCACGCACTGGATGCACGCCCATACGCTACAGGAGCAGAACCTGCTTGCCGCCCCGCTGATCGTGCGGACGGCGGACGACCTGAAGCGGGATGAGCAGGAGGTCGTCGTTCTGCTGCACGACTTCTCCTTCCTGTCGGCTGAGGAACTACTGGCGAAGCTGAAGGGAAATGCCGCGCACGGCGCCATGCCGATGGACCACGGCTCGATGCAAGGTATGGCCGGCATGCAGCACATGATGTCCGGCAATGGCATGTCAGGCATGGCTATGCCGGGAATGGCCGCCATGGACCTCAACGACATCGACTACGACGCCTATCTTGCCAACGACCGCACGCTCGACGATCCCGAGGTCGTGAGGGTCGAGAAGGGCGGCCGCGTCCGACTGCGCATCATCAACGGTGCCACGGCGACAGCCTTCACCATCGACACCGGCGGCCTTTCCGGAGAACTCGTCGCCGTGGACGGGCAGGGCGTGCAGTCGGTCGCCGAGACGTCCTTCCCGGTCTCCATGGGACAGCGCCTCGACATCCGTCTCAGCCTTCCGGAGGAGGAAGGGACGTTTCCCGTCCTCGCCCTGCGCGAGGGGGCCGTGGACCGTACGGGCGTCATCCTTGCCACCGCGGGCGCGACCGTCCGCAAGATTGCGGTCCAGGGCGATGCGAAGGGGCCGGTTCTCGGGATGGATCTGGAACAGCGACTGCGTCCCGTCAGCCCACTGGCAACCCGTGCAGCAGACCGCCGCTTCAAACTCTCGCTGACGGGCGACATGGCCGCCTATAACTGGGCGATCGACGGCGCGGATGGCCTCGTCGTCAAGCGTGGCGAGCGGATCGAGATCGCGATCACCAACGCCTCAATGATGGCGCATCCGATGCACCTTCACGGGCACCATTTCCAGGTGATCGGCATCAACGGGACGCCAATCGCGGGCGCGGTGAGGGACACGGTCCTGCTGCCGCCGATGGCCACCGTCGCCCTGGCCTTCGAAGCCGACAATCCTGGCCGCTGGCCGCTCCATTGCCATCATCTCTACCACATGGCGACGGGCATGATGGCCTACGTCACCTACGACGGCATCGGCTGACGCGGCCCTCTGGACCGCGAGGCCTTTCCCGAACTCCTTCAAACGAGACAACATCGTCATGAAAGAGAATACACACCTAGCTAAAGGGAGAAACGATATGAGAACGACACAAATTCCAAAGGCCGCCCTGTTGGCCGCGCTGATCGCGATCGGCGGAGCCGGTTCCACCCTCGCCCAGACGAACGGAGCGGATACCCATCATCCCGCGAACATGTCCCAGCCACAGTCGGGAATGGGAGGAATGATGGGACAGGGCCAGGGCGCAATGCCCGGCGGATCAGGCATGATGCCCGGCGGTATGATGGGCGGGAACATGATGGAGCACGACATGATGGGTGATATGCCCATGATGGGTATGCGAGGACCCATGATGAAGATCATGTTCGCGATCGCCGATACTGACGGAGACGGCGCGCTGTCGTTCGAGGAGGTGACGGCCATCCATAAGCGGATATTCAACGCCATGGACACGAACAAGGACGGCAAGGTCACACCCGAAGAAATGCAGGCGTTCTGGGGGCAATAAGGTCCAAGCGGCGGTGCCGGAAGGCGAATCGTCCGCCTATGGCGGCTTGATATCGCCTTTCGCCCGCCTATCTACCATTGCGTGCCTACCTTGAAGGAGCGCAGCCATGGAACTTGCCGTGGTGCCCATCGTCAAGCCGGACGACTCCAACTTCATTTTTGGTCAGTCGCATTTTATCAAGACTGTGGAGGACCTCCACGAGGCGCTGGCGGGCGCGGTTCCCGGCATCCGCTTCGGGCTGGCCTTCTGCGAGGCCTCCGGCAAGCGGCTGGTGCGCTGGTCAGGCAATGACGAAGCCGCGATCGGCCTTGCACGCGACAACGCATTGGCCATTGGCGCCGGCCACACTTTCTTGATCTTCCTCGGCGACGGGTTCTTTCCCGTCAACGTGCTGGCGGCGGTGCGCGCAGTGCCAGAGGTCTGCGGTATTTACTGCGCGACGGCCAACCCGACACAGGTGATCGTCGCACAAACGGAGCTGGGCCGCGGCGTGCTCGGCGTCGTGGATGGTGCGTCACCGCTGGGTGTCGAAACCGACGTCGACATCGCGTGGCGGAAAGACTTGCTGCGAAAGATCGGCTACAAGCTGTAGCGGCGGGTTTGCCGCCTAATGGCCGATGGCGGCGTGACCCGGCGCGCCATGGCCATCAGATCGCTCTCTGAGTCGGAAGAACCGACAAAGACGGAACACCTAGAGACGCGTCCAGGTCTGGGATTGGCAGAAGA
It encodes the following:
- a CDS encoding SDR family NAD(P)-dependent oxidoreductase — translated: MSGKLSTKVALVTGSSSGIGRAAVLAFARERAAFVAVHYARNAEAAQAVVREIEALGTKSVAIQADLAKGKDATDSLWEQFKAAAIAATGEPSLDILVNNAGVAPAVSLMETSEPLFDEIVAVNVKAPFFLIQAAADHIRDNGRIINISTGFTRVAAPTHPAYAASKGAVETLTLALAPEFGRRGITVNTVMPGVTETGMNASWITIPEARAQAEALSVFSRVGQPNDVADIIAFLASSEARWTTGQVIDATGGARL
- a CDS encoding heavy metal translocating P-type ATPase, with the translated sequence MAAATQTRYRVGGMDCASCAAKIDTAVRRMAGVEDVSVSVTAGTMTVRHDETSNLSAIEKKVTGLGYSVAPLAGKAEPTPSEHQHDDHSHDHGHHHHDHDGHDHSAHDHTNHDHHRHAEKEIEGLHGHDHAPMDGPWWASKKGRLTIISGAALVAAYAVGHLVPSIAPYAFIVAMLVGLVPIARRAVMAALAGTPFSIEMLMTIAAVGAVIINAGEEAATVVFLFLVGELLEGVAAGKARASIQSLTTLVPKTALVEENGQTREVQADSLKVGAVILVRPGDRIAADGTIVEGESAIDEAPVTGESTPVRKGVDVKVFAGTINTDAVLRVRVTAAAADNTIARVVKLVEEAQESKAPTERFIDRFSRYYTPGVVAVATLVAVMPPLVAGASWLEWIYKGLAILLIGCPCALVISTPAAIAAALSAGARGGLLLKGGAVLETMGKVTTVAFDKTGTLTEGKPKVTDIVGFGHTAAEVLSRAAALENGSSHPLAVAILERAKADRVPMPPAAEARALPGKGVSGRVGGETMSLLSPQAAREMEPFSAGQDARIAAMNDEGKSVSVLVIEGKFAGLIAMRDEPRTDARAGIEALRTVGIGALMLTGDNARTAGAIAKGLGIEPRAQLLPEDKQRIVHELQARKQIVAKVGDGINDAPALAAADVGIAMGGGTDVALETADAAALHGRVTDVANMVVLSRTTMTNIRQNITMALGLKAVFLVTTIVGLTGLWPAILADTGATVLVTANAMRLLRWKGVFAAR
- a CDS encoding MerR family transcriptional regulator, translated to MKKITIGEAARRSGVKVPTIRYYEGIGLLSEPERSEGNQRSYEESHLHRLAFIRHARELGFEIEAIRTLLTLQDDPHQSCASADAIAKARLIEVEQRIRSLMALKAELEIMVEGCGHGRVDQCRVIEVLADHGQCMHPHH
- the chrA gene encoding chromate efflux transporter, giving the protein MKSSEAVHEEGAAHRNGTPGEVFFAFLKLGLTSFGGPIAHLGYFRDELVARRKWLDEDGFADIVALCQFLPGPASSQLGFALGLLRGGPLGALAAWTAFTLPSAILLVIFAMAATAFDGPIGAGLQHGLKIVAVAVVAQAVWGMARNLTPDRQRASIALAAVLIVVFAPGSVGQVAAIAFGALGGFILCRNGPVTNATHFAFRVSRAVGITSLAAFFLLLGLLPIIATATASQGVSMFDAFYRSGALVFGGGHVVLPLLQAEVVAPGWVTNDAFLAGYGAAQAVPGPIFTFAAYLGAVMGPAPRGILGATICLVAIFLPGFLLLVGTLPFWDSFRKRPVAQAAMRGANAAVVGILGAALYSPVWTSAILNPYDFALALVGFILLVVWKSPPWVVVVLLAAGGTLVHLM
- a CDS encoding multicopper oxidase family protein, whose protein sequence is MKRRDFLNGLMVGAAALGTSAALRPISTFAQDAKSSSAQDATLHNLSVSYRTIDVKGRSARVFGLVQPDGRPGLTLDAGTDFDVALSSAIDEPTLIHWHGLTPPWAADGVPDNPAALLKPSETRHYIFPVGAGGTHWMHAHTLQEQNLLAAPLIVRTADDLKRDEQEVVVLLHDFSFLSAEELLAKLKGNAAHGAMPMDHGSMQGMAGMQHMMSGNGMSGMAMPGMAAMDLNDIDYDAYLANDRTLDDPEVVRVEKGGRVRLRIINGATATAFTIDTGGLSGELVAVDGQGVQSVAETSFPVSMGQRLDIRLSLPEEEGTFPVLALREGAVDRTGVILATAGATVRKIAVQGDAKGPVLGMDLEQRLRPVSPLATRAADRRFKLSLTGDMAAYNWAIDGADGLVVKRGERIEIAITNASMMAHPMHLHGHHFQVIGINGTPIAGAVRDTVLLPPMATVALAFEADNPGRWPLHCHHLYHMATGMMAYVTYDGIG
- a CDS encoding EF-hand domain-containing protein; the encoded protein is MRTTQIPKAALLAALIAIGGAGSTLAQTNGADTHHPANMSQPQSGMGGMMGQGQGAMPGGSGMMPGGMMGGNMMEHDMMGDMPMMGMRGPMMKIMFAIADTDGDGALSFEEVTAIHKRIFNAMDTNKDGKVTPEEMQAFWGQ
- a CDS encoding adenosine-specific kinase, yielding MELAVVPIVKPDDSNFIFGQSHFIKTVEDLHEALAGAVPGIRFGLAFCEASGKRLVRWSGNDEAAIGLARDNALAIGAGHTFLIFLGDGFFPVNVLAAVRAVPEVCGIYCATANPTQVIVAQTELGRGVLGVVDGASPLGVETDVDIAWRKDLLRKIGYKL